GCGGCCGCTGAAGCAGCTTCCGTCCAGTGAGTATCGTATTGAAAGAATACTTTTTCTTTCAAAGAAGTCTTTTGGAAGGGTTCTCTCAGATCTGCCGCAGGGATTCCCAGATTTCTAAACCGGGCCAGCGCATCATCATATCGGTTTTCCAGGGGGGATGAAAAAGAATACAGCTGTGACTTCTCCCGGTAAATCCGGCTTTTATTGGGGATCGGCACAATGACCAGTTCTAACCCCTCGTTATCAAAAAAAGTTTTGGCTTTTTCAATTTCTCCGAAAAAATCATCATAAGTCGTTTCTGGATTCAAATCTTCATCAAACTCTTCCGAAGTGAAAAGCCAGTCTTCCCGTCCAATGAGGACTCCCCGGTTACCCTCTTTGAAGAACCGGTATTTTATTCCCGACCAGAAGCTGAGAGCCCGGTTCTGCAGAGATATGCTCTTTTCAAAGCGACTCGTCATTTCACTGATAAAGCGACCGTCGATCAGTTCCTTTTTTTCTTTTATACTGAAGTCCTCAAGATCTGTCAGTCCCTCGACTCCGGGGTAAAGGAGAAAAGCCAGGGAAAGAATGGCAAGCAGTGCAACTGCTGTTTTTTTCAATCGAATCATAGCCTTTCCTCCTAAAACCTGAAGTAGAGAAAGGGAGAGTAGCTGTCCGAAAGAATCTTCAGAACTGACAGACCCAGTAAGGCTGTATAAATAACGGCGTGGGACATTCCCTTCTCCCTGATAGTATTGAGCGCTTTATCATCGTGATACTTTTCTTCGAAAACAATAAGAAGAACAGCCACAGCTCCGGTAAAAAGGGAGAATCGGCTCAGCTGCCAGCTGACCGATGCGCTTATGGCCAGTCCGTTTAGGCCGAACATTCCGCTCAGCATGGACGTTATGCCATTGAAATCTCCCGCCCGGAAGAAAACCCAGCTGATACCGACTAATATAAGAGTCCTGACATGATGGAGGGTCTTTTTCGCTGTCGATTCCTGATGAAGGTGAAGACCGCTTTTTCTTTCGATCATAAGCCACAGGCCGTGCCATATTCCCCATAGGGCAAAATTCCAGGCTGCACCGTGCCAGAGCCCGCCGAGAAACATGACGAGAAAGAGATTCAAATAGGTTCTCCGGCTCCCTTTCCGGTTTCCCCCAAGGGGGATGTAGAGATAATCGCGGAGCCAGCGGGACAGGCTGATGTGCCAGCGCTGCCAGAACTCCGTTATGCTTGCCGACTTATAGGGCGCATCGAAATTCTTTTTAAAATGGAAGCCCATCATCTGCCCCAGACCCAGGGCCATATCGGAATAACCGGAGAAATCAAAGTAGATCTGAATGGCATAGGCCGCTGTGCCCAGCCACGATTCAATAAATGTTGGAGCGCTCTGTGCGAAAATTACGTCGGCCAGCGGCGCTACCGTATCGGCTATGAGAACTTTTTTACAGACTCCGATAGCAAAGAGAACAAAACCCTGACCGAAAAGATGAAGGTTGTGTTCCCTTTGTTTCAGCTGGTCTATTATGTCTTTGTATCGAAGAATGGGACCGG
This is a stretch of genomic DNA from Spirochaeta isovalerica. It encodes these proteins:
- a CDS encoding MBOAT family O-acyltransferase, with translation MVFTTPAFLFLFMPLFFLLYYLVPEKMRTSVILLGSWLFYAFWRVDFLLLLIGVSLGNYLFGRSLYRNREQNKKARLLLATAVASNLSILAYFKYFNFGADSLNALLELAGLQPLAYQQVILPIGISFYIFQSMSYVIDVYRNDAPPADSFFELATYVTLFPQLIAGPILRYKDIIDQLKQREHNLHLFGQGFVLFAIGVCKKVLIADTVAPLADVIFAQSAPTFIESWLGTAAYAIQIYFDFSGYSDMALGLGQMMGFHFKKNFDAPYKSASITEFWQRWHISLSRWLRDYLYIPLGGNRKGSRRTYLNLFLVMFLGGLWHGAAWNFALWGIWHGLWLMIERKSGLHLHQESTAKKTLHHVRTLILVGISWVFFRAGDFNGITSMLSGMFGLNGLAISASVSWQLSRFSLFTGAVAVLLIVFEEKYHDDKALNTIREKGMSHAVIYTALLGLSVLKILSDSYSPFLYFRF
- a CDS encoding alginate O-acetyltransferase AlgX-related protein, with amino-acid sequence MIRLKKTAVALLAILSLAFLLYPGVEGLTDLEDFSIKEKKELIDGRFISEMTSRFEKSISLQNRALSFWSGIKYRFFKEGNRGVLIGREDWLFTSEEFDEDLNPETTYDDFFGEIEKAKTFFDNEGLELVIVPIPNKSRIYREKSQLYSFSSPLENRYDDALARFRNLGIPAADLREPFQKTSLKEKVFFQYDTHWTEAASAAAAREISSLVMPYIEKYGLSRRSFYISEAEYQPFKGDLLAFVPPLENKEERYRKTILADAAPPSLGLFDDPEIPLLLVGTSYSFDSRWNFESELKLALQLDILNLAKEGVGPLEPMRELIKSGYFRETGSSIIIWEIPERYIPLRK